The following are encoded in a window of Vibrio sp. SCSIO 43136 genomic DNA:
- a CDS encoding LysR family transcriptional regulator translates to MTLEQIKAFVLTVESGSFKSAADKLGKHASSISELVSNLEIDTGLELFERKPRSLEITEQGKHLYHYAKPILNEVDLFSARVDNLLGARPSEFSLAIDKLLQGPVLSRCYQILQQTYPGIRLKILIGDTLQVNDWVRSGEVSLGIAMSMLEFNPQLTTHKTFGIEAVRIIGSALPQPKNMDELRRIPQIVHRAFNQPHNSHNQVYSHHVIETNDAEEMVSLIEAGMGWGYVPRKYAETAFERGTIAEFEHLPTGYHSWFTEIIYLSGLEADDAVKTFIAEVNKIDSL, encoded by the coding sequence ATGACATTAGAACAGATAAAGGCTTTCGTGCTTACCGTTGAAAGCGGTAGCTTCAAATCTGCGGCAGATAAGCTTGGAAAACATGCTTCTTCAATAAGTGAGTTGGTGTCAAACCTTGAGATAGATACCGGATTAGAGCTATTTGAAAGAAAACCGAGAAGTTTGGAAATTACCGAGCAAGGCAAACACCTGTATCATTATGCGAAGCCGATTTTGAACGAAGTAGACTTGTTCAGTGCCCGAGTCGATAACTTGCTCGGGGCTCGTCCGAGTGAGTTTTCGTTGGCGATAGATAAACTGCTCCAAGGCCCGGTATTGAGTCGCTGCTATCAAATCCTACAACAAACGTATCCGGGAATTCGGCTAAAAATATTGATTGGGGATACGCTGCAAGTGAACGATTGGGTTCGTTCAGGAGAAGTGTCTTTGGGCATTGCTATGTCGATGTTGGAGTTTAATCCTCAACTCACGACCCATAAAACTTTTGGTATTGAGGCGGTTAGGATCATCGGTAGTGCTCTGCCTCAACCAAAAAATATGGATGAATTGCGCCGTATACCGCAAATTGTTCACCGAGCATTTAACCAGCCGCATAACTCCCACAACCAAGTTTACAGTCATCACGTTATTGAAACGAATGACGCAGAGGAAATGGTATCTCTGATTGAAGCAGGAATGGGGTGGGGCTACGTGCCTAGGAAGTATGCTGAGACAGCGTTTGAACGAGGAACCATTGCAGAATTCGAGCATCTACCGACGGGGTATCACTCGTGGTTTACTGAGATTATCTATCTGAGTGGTCTAGAAGCCGATGATGCGGTAAAGACATTTATCGCCGAAGTAAACAAAATCGATAGCCTTTAA
- a CDS encoding porin family protein — MKKLALTLPLIAVLSAPAFAEEAQDVNYGDPTASYTGLGMSRGADATQFNGIYGMGSHIFTADVTVADKKDDLTGQVSARGRYFHVTEGLGYSLDIIGNKAMTGAIAGAMYKFQVTPNIMLFPMAGIGYAATEFTYEDTKVSESSMMNQVGAYAMYAFDNGNWVYANPRTTYINEAKTRFNEVTLGGGMMIAPQASLGLKVEHVLNDTALKMDKKDATSVWVNANYYF, encoded by the coding sequence ATGAAAAAACTAGCACTTACTCTACCACTAATCGCAGTACTATCTGCACCAGCATTCGCAGAAGAAGCACAAGACGTAAACTACGGTGATCCAACCGCTTCTTACACTGGTCTTGGTATGAGCCGCGGCGCTGACGCAACTCAGTTCAACGGTATCTACGGTATGGGTTCACACATCTTCACTGCTGACGTAACAGTAGCAGACAAGAAAGATGATCTAACTGGTCAAGTTTCTGCTCGCGGTCGTTACTTCCACGTGACTGAAGGTCTTGGCTACTCGCTAGACATCATTGGCAACAAAGCAATGACTGGTGCTATCGCTGGTGCAATGTACAAGTTCCAAGTAACACCAAACATCATGCTTTTCCCAATGGCAGGTATTGGTTATGCAGCGACTGAATTTACTTATGAAGATACTAAAGTATCTGAAAGCAGCATGATGAACCAAGTTGGTGCTTACGCAATGTACGCATTCGATAACGGTAACTGGGTATACGCAAACCCTCGCACTACCTACATCAACGAAGCAAAAACTCGTTTCAATGAAGTGACCCTTGGTGGTGGTATGATGATCGCCCCACAAGCAAGCCTTGGTCTTAAAGTAGAGCACGTACTAAACGATACTGCGCTTAAGATGGACAAGAAAGATGCAACATCAGTTTGGGTTAACGCAAACTACTACTTCTAA
- a CDS encoding LruC domain-containing protein, with protein MNKYWIGLGLAMTHASVIAAPFDTCPSKAYLFQSKPVQVYGVNLVTGQSSLLQGDAGTSSNINGLGFDEADRYIYGYDTTNKQIVRMGKDFQVETINTSGLPTDHTFYVGDVFDHKYYLYRSGKGLFRIDLAPLDSDPNATVVVERLSTFGSVSLTDMAFNPVNDKLYGVDNNSGALYEFNPSNGAATYVGDTGETGTFGAGYFDVNGYYYLSRNQDGLIYRIDLSSQAIIDSGVVPAVLFASGPSSSQNDGARCANAPVIDEDSTIDFGDAPDSYATLLASNGPRHQIDDLTWLGTTAPDGESDGQIAPNSDDSTGTSDDENGVGFVTAIEPGLDAIVTVHASTSGYLSAWIDWNQDGVFDPTNEKIFDDLLLSQGQNILPFNADINAVAGSTWSRFRFSQQTGLAPTGGATSGEVEDHALTITAANTTVRHFPSESGYVTLSYEDNWPYTADYDMNDVVLRYRVTEVLKDGVVAKTTISGKLAAVGADYHSGFAVRLPNVLASDVNTSLTRLMVNDVQQNHSGLESDMNEASFVIINDVIDHKTNQCSYFRTQASCRNDMSFAFDLHVSFDGDTSSLQAMPYDPFIFATPGYYHGSGIIEKPGRKWEVHLADQAPTEKFDQGNLFQGIGADTSDAQTGRYFKTANNLPWALMIYDDAWMWPTERTDILNAYPKFAEYTQTGGQVNTDWYKAKHAITSQCY; from the coding sequence ATGAACAAATATTGGATAGGACTAGGACTGGCCATGACGCACGCTAGTGTGATAGCAGCACCATTTGATACTTGCCCGAGTAAGGCGTACCTCTTCCAGTCAAAGCCTGTACAAGTGTATGGGGTCAACCTGGTAACTGGACAATCGTCCCTATTGCAAGGGGATGCTGGTACCAGCTCCAACATTAATGGGCTCGGCTTTGATGAAGCAGACCGATACATTTATGGCTATGACACCACCAACAAGCAAATTGTGCGCATGGGTAAAGACTTCCAAGTCGAGACCATCAACACTTCTGGATTACCTACCGACCACACCTTCTATGTCGGTGATGTGTTTGACCACAAATACTACCTGTACCGCAGTGGTAAGGGGCTATTTCGCATTGACCTTGCTCCGCTTGATAGCGATCCGAACGCAACAGTAGTTGTGGAGCGACTAAGCACTTTTGGTTCGGTCAGTCTCACTGACATGGCATTTAACCCAGTTAATGACAAGCTCTATGGTGTGGATAACAACTCTGGCGCTCTGTATGAATTTAATCCAAGCAATGGCGCTGCAACCTACGTGGGAGACACCGGAGAAACGGGCACATTCGGCGCAGGCTATTTTGATGTGAATGGCTATTACTACTTATCTAGAAACCAAGATGGGTTGATTTACCGTATCGATCTAAGTAGCCAAGCCATTATCGATTCTGGCGTTGTTCCAGCAGTGTTGTTTGCTTCAGGACCAAGCTCAAGCCAAAACGATGGGGCTCGCTGTGCCAATGCGCCTGTCATCGATGAAGACTCAACCATCGATTTTGGTGATGCACCTGATAGCTACGCAACCTTACTGGCATCCAACGGCCCACGCCACCAAATTGATGACCTGACTTGGTTAGGAACGACCGCACCTGATGGCGAATCTGATGGACAAATAGCGCCAAACAGTGATGACAGCACAGGCACCAGTGATGATGAAAATGGCGTAGGCTTTGTAACAGCAATTGAGCCGGGATTAGATGCCATTGTGACTGTTCATGCTTCGACTTCAGGTTACCTATCCGCATGGATTGACTGGAACCAAGATGGTGTCTTTGATCCAACCAATGAAAAAATCTTTGACGATTTACTTCTATCACAAGGGCAAAACATCTTACCTTTCAACGCTGACATTAATGCTGTGGCGGGGTCGACTTGGAGCCGCTTCCGTTTTAGTCAACAAACGGGGTTAGCGCCAACAGGCGGTGCTACTTCTGGTGAAGTAGAAGACCATGCTCTAACCATCACCGCAGCCAATACCACGGTTCGTCACTTCCCTTCAGAATCAGGTTACGTCACTTTATCTTATGAAGATAACTGGCCTTATACCGCAGATTACGACATGAATGATGTGGTGCTTCGTTACCGAGTGACCGAGGTGTTGAAAGATGGCGTCGTCGCTAAGACCACCATTTCAGGCAAGCTTGCTGCGGTGGGCGCAGATTATCACAGTGGCTTTGCTGTGAGATTGCCTAACGTGCTTGCTAGCGATGTGAACACTAGCTTGACCAGACTGATGGTTAATGATGTTCAGCAAAACCATTCTGGCCTTGAAAGCGATATGAACGAAGCAAGCTTTGTGATCATCAATGATGTAATCGACCACAAAACTAACCAATGTTCCTACTTTAGAACGCAGGCCAGTTGTCGAAATGATATGAGCTTTGCGTTTGACCTTCATGTGAGTTTCGATGGGGATACTTCATCACTACAAGCGATGCCTTATGACCCGTTTATCTTCGCAACGCCAGGCTACTACCACGGCAGCGGTATTATTGAAAAACCGGGACGTAAATGGGAAGTACATTTAGCAGACCAAGCACCCACTGAGAAATTCGACCAAGGTAATTTGTTCCAAGGCATTGGTGCTGATACCAGTGATGCTCAAACAGGTCGATACTTCAAAACGGCCAACAACCTACCTTGGGCACTGATGATTTACGACGATGCGTGGATGTGGCCAACAGAGCGTACCGACATTCTCAATGCGTATCCAAAATTTGCGGAGTACACCCAGACCGGCGGCCAAGTAAACACCGATTGGTACAAAGCAAAACATGCCATCACCAGCCAATGCTACTAA